The following proteins come from a genomic window of Falco rusticolus isolate bFalRus1 chromosome 9, bFalRus1.pri, whole genome shotgun sequence:
- the ABCC2 gene encoding canalicular multispecific organic anion transporter 1 isoform X2, with translation MSAALEEFCGSVFWNASYLARPDADLPVCFQQTVLVWVPLGFFWILAPWQLLPMCKSRTKKSSVTKLYIIKQVLATLLMLTAVVELALTFVEDTEQDPLPAVQYTNPSLYIATWLLVLLIHDVRRFCLCRDSGILFCFWTLSLLCGILPFQSLLRRALQNPEVTASFLSSITFEWYTSMVFKGYRKPLEIEDIWELKDKDKTQAIYAGLEKNMKTAVRKAQAELEKRKRKKRSREGDPDHGNNISKAQSQDILVLEEKQPKRKKKGDKGDSAPRKDFPRGWLIKTLGKTFWQNLLLAVAFKLVHDGLVFVSPQLLKLLIAFVSDEESFPWQGYLYSILLFLTALIQSLCLQQYFSLCFHLGINVRAGLIAAIYKKALTMSSATRKESTVGETVNLMSADAQRFMDMANFVHQLWSSPLQIILSIVFLWGELGPSVLAGIAVMVLLIPINGFLVAKAKAIQVRNMKNKDERMKIMSEILNGIKILKLFAWEPSFEKQVSEIRAQELKNLVKFSYLQSISIFVFTCAPFLVSLASFAVYVLVDENNILDAQKAFTAISLFNVLRFPMAMLPLVLSSLVQTNVSTERLERYLGGEDLKTSAIHHNPIAGSAVRFSEATFAWEQDGIAAIRDVTLDIAPGSLVAVVGAVGSGKSSLVSAMLGEMENIKGHINIQGSLAYVPQQAWIQNATLKDNILFGSELDEARYQQVIKACALLPDLELLPAGDQTEIGEKGINLSGGQKQRVSLARAVYSNADIYILDDPLSAVDAHVGKYLFDHVLGPKGLLQKKTRILVTHSISFLPQVDNIVVLVEGAVSEHGSYSTLLANRGAFAQFLNLYGSQEEDASEKNTTAVALAEDEEQGDEDVEPCVEDGPDDVVTMTLKREASIHQREFSRSLSKSSTNSWKKTQEDPPKKLKGQQLIEKEAVETGKVKFSMYLRYLRAVGLWYSFWVAMGYVGQYVAFVGTNLWLSAWTDDAQRYLNQTYPVEQRDLRIGVFGALGVSQALFLLFATILSAHGAMRASRVMHQQLLGNILRVPMSFFDTTPTGRIVNRFAKDIFTIDETIPMSFRSWLSCFMAIISTLLMISLATPFFALIIIPLSIFYYFVLRFYVSTSRQLRRLDSVTRSPIYSHFGETVSGLSVIRAYGHQERFLKQNESTMDINQKSVYSWIISNRWLAIRLEFVGSLVVFFSALLAVISKGTLEGGIVGLSVSSALNVTQTLNWLVRTSSELETNIVAVERVHEYTKVKNEAPWVTEKRPPPGWPSKGEIQFIDYKVRYRPELDLVLQEITCTIGSTEKVGVVGRTGAGKSSLTNCLFRVLEAAGGTIIIDEVDIATIGLHDLRQNLTIIPQDPILFTGTLRMNLDPFDQYTDEEVWKALELAHLKTYVQDLPEGLLHVVSEGGENLSVGQRQLVCLARALLRKAKILILDEATAAVDLETDHLIQTTIRNAFADCTVLTIAHRLHTIMDSNRVMVLQAGRIVEYDSPEELLKKQGVFSAMAKDAGIMNTETTML, from the exons ATGTCGGCAGCCCTGGAGGAGTTCTGCGGCTCCGTCTTTTGG AATGCCTCCTACCTTGCTCGTCCAGATGCCGACCTGCCTGTGTGCTTCCAGCAGACTGTGCTGGTCTGGGTCCCCCTTGGCTTCTTCTGGATTTTGGCTCCTTGGCAGCTCTTGCCCATGTGCAAATCCAGAACTAAGAAATCTTCTGTGACCAAACTCTACATCATCAAACAG GTGCTGGCTACCTTGCTGATGCTGACGGCAGTGGTGGAGTTGGCCCTGACGTTCGTAGAGGACACAGAGCAGGACCCCCTGCCAGCTGTCCAGTACACAAACCCCAGCCTGTACATCGCCACCTGG ctcctggtCCTGTTGATCCATGATGTGCGGCGCTTCTGCTTGTGCAGAGACTCAGGGatacttttctgcttctggacACTCTCCCTCCTCTGTGGGATATTGCCGTTCCAGTCGCTCCTCCGGAGAGCCCTGCAG AACCCGGAGGTGACAGCCTCCTTCCTGAGCTCCATCACCTTTGAATGGTACACCAG CATGGTTTTCAAGGGCTATCGCAAACCCTTGGAGATAGAGGATATCTGGGAATTGAAAGATAAAGACAAGACGCAGGCTATTTATGCTGGTTTGGAGAAGAACATGAAGACTGCTGTGAGGAAGGCCCAAGCAGAACTGGAGAAACGGAAACGCAAGAAAAGATCCCGGGAAGGTGACCCGGACCACGGGAACAACATAAGCAAGGCACAGAGCCAAGACATCCTGGTGCTG GAGGAGAAGCAGCccaagaggaagaagaagggagaCAAAGGGGACTCTGCCCCTCGCAAGGATTTCCCCAGGGGCTGGTTGATAAAAACTCTGGGCAAGACCTTCTGGCAGAACCTCCTGCTAGCAGTGGCTTTCAAGCTGGTGCATGATGGACTTGTGTTTGTCAGCCCCCAGCTGCTGAA GCTGCTGATTGCCTTTGTGTCGGATGAGGAGTCCTTTCCCTGGCAGGGCTATCTGTACTCCATCCTACTCTTCCTGACAGCGCTGATCCagtccctctgcctgcagcagtacTTCAGCTTGTGCTTCCATCTTGGCATAAATGTGCGTGCCGGTCTCATTGCTGCCATCTACAAGAAG GCACTCACCATGTCCAGTGCCACCCGCAAGGAGTCCACAGTGGGAGAGACTGTGAATCTGATGTCAGCTGATGCCCAGAGATTCATGGACATGGCCAACTTTGTTCACCAGCTGTGGTCATCCCCCCTGCAAATTATCCTGTCCATCGTCTTCCtctggggagagctgggcccCTCTGTCCTAGCTGGCATTGCAGTCATGGTGCTGCTCATCCCCATAAATGGGTTCCTGGTTGCCAAGGCCAAAGCCATCCAG GTGAGAAATATGAAGAACAAGGATGAACGCATGAAAATAATGAGTGAAATCCTCAATGGAATCAAG ATTCTGAAGCTTTTTGCCTGGGAGCCCTCCTTTGAGAAGCAAGTCAGTGAGATCCGGGCACAAGAGCTCAAGAACTTGGTGAAATTCAGTTACTTGCAGTCAATCTCTATCTTCGTGTTTACGTGTGCCCCCTTCCTG GTCTCCTTGGCCAGCTTTGCTGTCTACGTGCTAGTGGATGAGAACAACATCCTGGATGCACAGAAGGCCTTTACTGCCATTTCCCTTTTCAATGTGCTGCGCTTCCCCATGGCCATGCTGCCCTTGGTCCTCTCTTCCCTGGTGCAG ACCAATGTGTCGACTGAGAGGCTGGAGCGCTACCTGGGAGGAGAAGACCTGAAGACCTCAGCTATCCACCACAACCCCATTGCAGGCAG cgcTGTGCGTTTCTCGGAGGCCACCTTTGCCTGGGAGCAGGACGGCATCGCTGCGATAAGAGA TGTCACCCTGGACATCGCACCTGGGAGcctggtggctgtggtgggtgctgtgggctCAGGCAAATCTTCACTGGTGTCAGCCATGCTTGGGGAGATGGAGAACATCAAGGGGCACATCAACATCCAG GGCTCCCTGGCATATGTCCCCCAGCAGGCCTGGATCCAGAATGCCACACTGAAAGACAACATCCTTTTTGGGTCAGAACTGGATGAAGCCAGGTATCAGCAGGTCATCAAGGCTTGTGCTCTCCTTCCAGACCTGGAATTGCTGCCTGCGGGTGACCAGACAGAGATCGGGGAGAAG GGCATTAACCTCAGTGGGGGCCAGAAGCAGCGAGTCAGCCTGGCCCGGGCAGTGTACAGCAACGCAGACATCTACATCCTGGATGACCCATTGTCTGCCGTAGATGCTCACGTTGGCAAGTACCTCTTTGACCACGTGCTGGGGCCAAAAGGGCTGTTGCAAAAGAAG ACACGGATCTTGGTGACACACAGTATCAGTTTCCTGCCCCAGGTCGATAACATCGTGGTGCTGGTGGAAGGAGCAGTGTCTGAGCATGGCTCCTACAGCACCCTGCTTGCAAACAGGGGGGCCTTTGCCCAGTTTCTGAACTTGTATGGCAGCCAGGAGGAGgatgcttcagagaaaaataccaCAG CTGTTGCTTTAGCTGAGGATGAAGAGCAGGGTGATGAAGACGTTGAGCCCTGTGTGGAAGACGGCCCTGATGATGTGGTGACCATGACCCTGAAGCGAGAGGCCAGCATCCATCAGAGGGAGTTCAGTCGCAG ccttAGTAAAAGCAGCACCAATTCCTGGAAGAAGACCCAGGAGGATCCCCCCAAGAAGCTGAAGGGTCAGCAACTGATTGAAAAAGAAGCTGTGGAAACCGGCAAG GTGAAGTTCTCCATGTACCTGCGGTACCTGCGTGCTGTTGGCTTGTGGTATTCTTTCTGGGTTGCCATGGGCTATGTTGGGCAGTATGTCGCCTTTGTGGGGACCAACCTGTGGCTCAGTGCCTGGACTGATGATGCACAGCGCTACCTGAACCAGACCTATCCCGTGGAGCAGCGAGACCTGCGGATTGGTGTCTTTGGGGCGCTGGGGGTGTCACAAG CTCTCTTCCTACTCTTTGCAACCATCCTTTCTGCTCATGGTGCCATGCGAGCCTCCCGGGTCATGCATCAGCAACTGCTCGGCAACATCCTGCGTGTGCCCATGAGCTTTTTTGACACGACCCCGACTGGCCGCATTGTCAATAGGTTTGCCAAG GACATCTTCACAATAGATGAGACCATTCCCATGTCCTTTCGCAGCTGGCTCTCCTGTTTCATGGCCATCATTAGCACATTGCTCATGATTTCCTTGGCCACCCCATTCTTCGCTCTCATTATTATTCCTTTGAGCATCTTCTACTATTTTGTGCTG CGCTTCTATGTCTCCACGTCACGCCAGCTACGGCGTCTGGATTCTGTCACCAGGTCTCCCATCTACTCCCACTTCGGTGAGACAGTGTCAGGGCTTTCCGTGATACGTGCCTACGGACACCAAGAACGGTTCCTGAAGCAAAATGAGAGCACCATGGACATAAATCAGAAAAGTGTTTACTCCTGGATAATCTCAAATCG GTGGCTGGCCATCCGTCTGGAGTTTGTTGGGAGCCTGGTGGTCTTCTTCTCTGCACTTCTGGCAGTGATTTCAAAGGGCACTTTGGAAGGCGGCATTGTGggtctttctgtctcttctgccCTCAAT GTGACGCAGACACTGAACTGGCTGGTGCGGACCTCTTCAGAGCTGGAGACGAACATTGTGGCTGTGGAGCGTGTACATGAGTACACGAAGGTGAAGAACGAG GCTCCATGGGTGACAGAAAAGCGACCACCTCCTGGCTGGCCCAGCAAAGGTGAGATCCAGTTCATTGACTACAAGGTTCGCTACCGACCTGAGCTGGATCTGGTTCTTCAGGAGATCACCTGCACTATTGGGAGCACTGAGAAG GTTGGGGTTGTGGGCCGGACTGGGGCTGGAAAATCCTCCCTCACCAACTGCCTATTCCgtgtgctggaggctgctggagggACAATCATCATTGACGAGGTGGACATAGCGACAATTGGCCTCCACGACCTGCGCCAGAACCTCACCATCATCCCCCAG GACCCCATCCTCTTTACTGGCACCCTGCGGATGAACCTGGACCCTTTTGACCAGTACACAGACGAGGAGGTCTGGAAGGCCCTTGAGCTAGCCCACCTGAAGACATATGTGCAAGACCTTCCTGAGGGGCTGCTGCATGTTGTGAGCGAGGGAGGGGAGAACCTGAG TGttgggcagaggcagctggtgTGCCTGGCCCGGGCCCTTCTCCGCAAAGCCAAGATCCTCATCCTGGACGAAGCAACAGCAGCTGTAGATCTGGAAACAGATCACTTAATTCAGACAACAATCCGGAACGCGTTTGCAGACTGCACTGTCCTCACTATTGCCCACCGCCTCCACACCATCATGGACAGCAACAG GGTGatggtgctgcaggctgggaggaTTGTGGAATACGACAGCCCTGAGGAGCTGCTCAAGAAGCAGGGTGTCTTCTCCGCAATGGCAAAGGATGCCGGCATCATGAACACAGAAACCACCATGCTGTAG
- the ABCC2 gene encoding canalicular multispecific organic anion transporter 1 isoform X1 has protein sequence MSAALEEFCGSVFWNASYLARPDADLPVCFQQTVLVWVPLGFFWILAPWQLLPMCKSRTKKSSVTKLYIIKQVLATLLMLTAVVELALTFVEDTEQDPLPAVQYTNPSLYIATWLLVLLIHDVRRFCLCRDSGILFCFWTLSLLCGILPFQSLLRRALQASISDVPRFVLFFISYGLQLLLFLVSGFSDIAPETKEIRKKNPEVTASFLSSITFEWYTSMVFKGYRKPLEIEDIWELKDKDKTQAIYAGLEKNMKTAVRKAQAELEKRKRKKRSREGDPDHGNNISKAQSQDILVLEEKQPKRKKKGDKGDSAPRKDFPRGWLIKTLGKTFWQNLLLAVAFKLVHDGLVFVSPQLLKLLIAFVSDEESFPWQGYLYSILLFLTALIQSLCLQQYFSLCFHLGINVRAGLIAAIYKKALTMSSATRKESTVGETVNLMSADAQRFMDMANFVHQLWSSPLQIILSIVFLWGELGPSVLAGIAVMVLLIPINGFLVAKAKAIQVRNMKNKDERMKIMSEILNGIKILKLFAWEPSFEKQVSEIRAQELKNLVKFSYLQSISIFVFTCAPFLVSLASFAVYVLVDENNILDAQKAFTAISLFNVLRFPMAMLPLVLSSLVQTNVSTERLERYLGGEDLKTSAIHHNPIAGSAVRFSEATFAWEQDGIAAIRDVTLDIAPGSLVAVVGAVGSGKSSLVSAMLGEMENIKGHINIQGSLAYVPQQAWIQNATLKDNILFGSELDEARYQQVIKACALLPDLELLPAGDQTEIGEKGINLSGGQKQRVSLARAVYSNADIYILDDPLSAVDAHVGKYLFDHVLGPKGLLQKKTRILVTHSISFLPQVDNIVVLVEGAVSEHGSYSTLLANRGAFAQFLNLYGSQEEDASEKNTTAVALAEDEEQGDEDVEPCVEDGPDDVVTMTLKREASIHQREFSRSLSKSSTNSWKKTQEDPPKKLKGQQLIEKEAVETGKVKFSMYLRYLRAVGLWYSFWVAMGYVGQYVAFVGTNLWLSAWTDDAQRYLNQTYPVEQRDLRIGVFGALGVSQALFLLFATILSAHGAMRASRVMHQQLLGNILRVPMSFFDTTPTGRIVNRFAKDIFTIDETIPMSFRSWLSCFMAIISTLLMISLATPFFALIIIPLSIFYYFVLRFYVSTSRQLRRLDSVTRSPIYSHFGETVSGLSVIRAYGHQERFLKQNESTMDINQKSVYSWIISNRWLAIRLEFVGSLVVFFSALLAVISKGTLEGGIVGLSVSSALNVTQTLNWLVRTSSELETNIVAVERVHEYTKVKNEAPWVTEKRPPPGWPSKGEIQFIDYKVRYRPELDLVLQEITCTIGSTEKVGVVGRTGAGKSSLTNCLFRVLEAAGGTIIIDEVDIATIGLHDLRQNLTIIPQDPILFTGTLRMNLDPFDQYTDEEVWKALELAHLKTYVQDLPEGLLHVVSEGGENLSVGQRQLVCLARALLRKAKILILDEATAAVDLETDHLIQTTIRNAFADCTVLTIAHRLHTIMDSNRVMVLQAGRIVEYDSPEELLKKQGVFSAMAKDAGIMNTETTML, from the exons ATGTCGGCAGCCCTGGAGGAGTTCTGCGGCTCCGTCTTTTGG AATGCCTCCTACCTTGCTCGTCCAGATGCCGACCTGCCTGTGTGCTTCCAGCAGACTGTGCTGGTCTGGGTCCCCCTTGGCTTCTTCTGGATTTTGGCTCCTTGGCAGCTCTTGCCCATGTGCAAATCCAGAACTAAGAAATCTTCTGTGACCAAACTCTACATCATCAAACAG GTGCTGGCTACCTTGCTGATGCTGACGGCAGTGGTGGAGTTGGCCCTGACGTTCGTAGAGGACACAGAGCAGGACCCCCTGCCAGCTGTCCAGTACACAAACCCCAGCCTGTACATCGCCACCTGG ctcctggtCCTGTTGATCCATGATGTGCGGCGCTTCTGCTTGTGCAGAGACTCAGGGatacttttctgcttctggacACTCTCCCTCCTCTGTGGGATATTGCCGTTCCAGTCGCTCCTCCGGAGAGCCCTGCAG GCATCAATCTCCGATGTGCCACGGTTTGTCCTTTTCTTCATCTCCTAcgggctccagctgctgctcttccttgtCTCAGGCTTCTCAGATATTGCCccagaaacaaaggaaatcaGGAAGAAG AACCCGGAGGTGACAGCCTCCTTCCTGAGCTCCATCACCTTTGAATGGTACACCAG CATGGTTTTCAAGGGCTATCGCAAACCCTTGGAGATAGAGGATATCTGGGAATTGAAAGATAAAGACAAGACGCAGGCTATTTATGCTGGTTTGGAGAAGAACATGAAGACTGCTGTGAGGAAGGCCCAAGCAGAACTGGAGAAACGGAAACGCAAGAAAAGATCCCGGGAAGGTGACCCGGACCACGGGAACAACATAAGCAAGGCACAGAGCCAAGACATCCTGGTGCTG GAGGAGAAGCAGCccaagaggaagaagaagggagaCAAAGGGGACTCTGCCCCTCGCAAGGATTTCCCCAGGGGCTGGTTGATAAAAACTCTGGGCAAGACCTTCTGGCAGAACCTCCTGCTAGCAGTGGCTTTCAAGCTGGTGCATGATGGACTTGTGTTTGTCAGCCCCCAGCTGCTGAA GCTGCTGATTGCCTTTGTGTCGGATGAGGAGTCCTTTCCCTGGCAGGGCTATCTGTACTCCATCCTACTCTTCCTGACAGCGCTGATCCagtccctctgcctgcagcagtacTTCAGCTTGTGCTTCCATCTTGGCATAAATGTGCGTGCCGGTCTCATTGCTGCCATCTACAAGAAG GCACTCACCATGTCCAGTGCCACCCGCAAGGAGTCCACAGTGGGAGAGACTGTGAATCTGATGTCAGCTGATGCCCAGAGATTCATGGACATGGCCAACTTTGTTCACCAGCTGTGGTCATCCCCCCTGCAAATTATCCTGTCCATCGTCTTCCtctggggagagctgggcccCTCTGTCCTAGCTGGCATTGCAGTCATGGTGCTGCTCATCCCCATAAATGGGTTCCTGGTTGCCAAGGCCAAAGCCATCCAG GTGAGAAATATGAAGAACAAGGATGAACGCATGAAAATAATGAGTGAAATCCTCAATGGAATCAAG ATTCTGAAGCTTTTTGCCTGGGAGCCCTCCTTTGAGAAGCAAGTCAGTGAGATCCGGGCACAAGAGCTCAAGAACTTGGTGAAATTCAGTTACTTGCAGTCAATCTCTATCTTCGTGTTTACGTGTGCCCCCTTCCTG GTCTCCTTGGCCAGCTTTGCTGTCTACGTGCTAGTGGATGAGAACAACATCCTGGATGCACAGAAGGCCTTTACTGCCATTTCCCTTTTCAATGTGCTGCGCTTCCCCATGGCCATGCTGCCCTTGGTCCTCTCTTCCCTGGTGCAG ACCAATGTGTCGACTGAGAGGCTGGAGCGCTACCTGGGAGGAGAAGACCTGAAGACCTCAGCTATCCACCACAACCCCATTGCAGGCAG cgcTGTGCGTTTCTCGGAGGCCACCTTTGCCTGGGAGCAGGACGGCATCGCTGCGATAAGAGA TGTCACCCTGGACATCGCACCTGGGAGcctggtggctgtggtgggtgctgtgggctCAGGCAAATCTTCACTGGTGTCAGCCATGCTTGGGGAGATGGAGAACATCAAGGGGCACATCAACATCCAG GGCTCCCTGGCATATGTCCCCCAGCAGGCCTGGATCCAGAATGCCACACTGAAAGACAACATCCTTTTTGGGTCAGAACTGGATGAAGCCAGGTATCAGCAGGTCATCAAGGCTTGTGCTCTCCTTCCAGACCTGGAATTGCTGCCTGCGGGTGACCAGACAGAGATCGGGGAGAAG GGCATTAACCTCAGTGGGGGCCAGAAGCAGCGAGTCAGCCTGGCCCGGGCAGTGTACAGCAACGCAGACATCTACATCCTGGATGACCCATTGTCTGCCGTAGATGCTCACGTTGGCAAGTACCTCTTTGACCACGTGCTGGGGCCAAAAGGGCTGTTGCAAAAGAAG ACACGGATCTTGGTGACACACAGTATCAGTTTCCTGCCCCAGGTCGATAACATCGTGGTGCTGGTGGAAGGAGCAGTGTCTGAGCATGGCTCCTACAGCACCCTGCTTGCAAACAGGGGGGCCTTTGCCCAGTTTCTGAACTTGTATGGCAGCCAGGAGGAGgatgcttcagagaaaaataccaCAG CTGTTGCTTTAGCTGAGGATGAAGAGCAGGGTGATGAAGACGTTGAGCCCTGTGTGGAAGACGGCCCTGATGATGTGGTGACCATGACCCTGAAGCGAGAGGCCAGCATCCATCAGAGGGAGTTCAGTCGCAG ccttAGTAAAAGCAGCACCAATTCCTGGAAGAAGACCCAGGAGGATCCCCCCAAGAAGCTGAAGGGTCAGCAACTGATTGAAAAAGAAGCTGTGGAAACCGGCAAG GTGAAGTTCTCCATGTACCTGCGGTACCTGCGTGCTGTTGGCTTGTGGTATTCTTTCTGGGTTGCCATGGGCTATGTTGGGCAGTATGTCGCCTTTGTGGGGACCAACCTGTGGCTCAGTGCCTGGACTGATGATGCACAGCGCTACCTGAACCAGACCTATCCCGTGGAGCAGCGAGACCTGCGGATTGGTGTCTTTGGGGCGCTGGGGGTGTCACAAG CTCTCTTCCTACTCTTTGCAACCATCCTTTCTGCTCATGGTGCCATGCGAGCCTCCCGGGTCATGCATCAGCAACTGCTCGGCAACATCCTGCGTGTGCCCATGAGCTTTTTTGACACGACCCCGACTGGCCGCATTGTCAATAGGTTTGCCAAG GACATCTTCACAATAGATGAGACCATTCCCATGTCCTTTCGCAGCTGGCTCTCCTGTTTCATGGCCATCATTAGCACATTGCTCATGATTTCCTTGGCCACCCCATTCTTCGCTCTCATTATTATTCCTTTGAGCATCTTCTACTATTTTGTGCTG CGCTTCTATGTCTCCACGTCACGCCAGCTACGGCGTCTGGATTCTGTCACCAGGTCTCCCATCTACTCCCACTTCGGTGAGACAGTGTCAGGGCTTTCCGTGATACGTGCCTACGGACACCAAGAACGGTTCCTGAAGCAAAATGAGAGCACCATGGACATAAATCAGAAAAGTGTTTACTCCTGGATAATCTCAAATCG GTGGCTGGCCATCCGTCTGGAGTTTGTTGGGAGCCTGGTGGTCTTCTTCTCTGCACTTCTGGCAGTGATTTCAAAGGGCACTTTGGAAGGCGGCATTGTGggtctttctgtctcttctgccCTCAAT GTGACGCAGACACTGAACTGGCTGGTGCGGACCTCTTCAGAGCTGGAGACGAACATTGTGGCTGTGGAGCGTGTACATGAGTACACGAAGGTGAAGAACGAG GCTCCATGGGTGACAGAAAAGCGACCACCTCCTGGCTGGCCCAGCAAAGGTGAGATCCAGTTCATTGACTACAAGGTTCGCTACCGACCTGAGCTGGATCTGGTTCTTCAGGAGATCACCTGCACTATTGGGAGCACTGAGAAG GTTGGGGTTGTGGGCCGGACTGGGGCTGGAAAATCCTCCCTCACCAACTGCCTATTCCgtgtgctggaggctgctggagggACAATCATCATTGACGAGGTGGACATAGCGACAATTGGCCTCCACGACCTGCGCCAGAACCTCACCATCATCCCCCAG GACCCCATCCTCTTTACTGGCACCCTGCGGATGAACCTGGACCCTTTTGACCAGTACACAGACGAGGAGGTCTGGAAGGCCCTTGAGCTAGCCCACCTGAAGACATATGTGCAAGACCTTCCTGAGGGGCTGCTGCATGTTGTGAGCGAGGGAGGGGAGAACCTGAG TGttgggcagaggcagctggtgTGCCTGGCCCGGGCCCTTCTCCGCAAAGCCAAGATCCTCATCCTGGACGAAGCAACAGCAGCTGTAGATCTGGAAACAGATCACTTAATTCAGACAACAATCCGGAACGCGTTTGCAGACTGCACTGTCCTCACTATTGCCCACCGCCTCCACACCATCATGGACAGCAACAG GGTGatggtgctgcaggctgggaggaTTGTGGAATACGACAGCCCTGAGGAGCTGCTCAAGAAGCAGGGTGTCTTCTCCGCAATGGCAAAGGATGCCGGCATCATGAACACAGAAACCACCATGCTGTAG